Below is a genomic region from Tautonia marina.
CGTCGAGCCCGGTCCCCTCGCCAAACAGCGTGATCCAGCCGTCGTCAGGTCCCTCCTCGGCCCAGCCCCTCGACGCCGAGGTCTGTACCACCAGGAACACAACCGCCACAACGGCCAGGGCTCGGAGACTTCGCATCAGAATGGGGCTCCGTGGGGGGGACGACGCTCCGCAATCGCTCGGACTCGTCTCGGTCCATCCGTTGATGGTACGGGGGCCAACGGATCGATTGCAAGGAGCTGCCGATACCCACGATCAATCGCTTGCATCAGGACGTTTCGACCTCCGTCGCCACCCGAGGCCCCCCCCGCGCTCCCGGAAAGTCGCACAGTGGAATGCTCGGGTTCGGATCGGCCAGCACCTCGGCCAGGGTCGTCTTCTGAAACGCCTCCTCCACGCTCGCCAGCGCATTATCCAGGCGACGGTGCAACGGGCACAGATGCTCCCCGTGCGAGGCCAGGCCCAGCGGACAGGTCCGAATCCTCCGAATCGGATCCACCGCGCTCACCACCTCCAAGATCGTCAGCTCCTCGGGCCGCTTCGCCAGCGTGATCCCCCCCCCAATCCCCCGCTGCGACCTCACAATCCCCGCCCGTTTGAGCCCCTGCAACACCTTCGCCAGATACGGCGCTGGCACCTGCGTCACCCGAGCAATCTGCTCCGTCGTCCGGGCCTCCGGCGCGCAATCGGCCAGGTGCACCGTCGCCCTCAGGGCGTACTCCACCGTTTGAGAGAACATCGCAACCCGTTCCTCGATTTGGAGAAAAACCAGAAAATCAGACCTTGAAATCCGTAATGTCGCCCCTTAGAGTAATTCGACGCAGAAAAGAGATGGTTGTGTCCGATTTTTCGGGCAATCCTGAGTTCCTTTCGAAACGAATGCCTGGGCGGCGCCGCCGAGACGCGGGGACCACGCCCCAGTACCGAAGGAGGCGAGATGATGCCGACAACACACAAGGCGCGGTGGGTCAAGGGCGGGGTCGGCCTGATGGGGGCGGTGGCCCTGGCGATGGTCTGGGGCGTGTCGGCCATGCAGGCCGGACCGGTCCGACCCGAGCCGGAGGACGATCCGGCGGTCGAGCGCGCCCGGCAGCAGGTCCAGATGCTCGATGCATTATACAAGACGGCGGTCGTTTCGATCACCGACAAATATCAGCGCGGTCAGCCGGCGATCATGGTTGCCAAGGATGTCTTCGAGGCGATGGACAAGCTCGGCCACCACTCGGCGCGGCTCGTCGATGCCACCGGTATCCCGATGGGAGAGCACAACAACGCCGAAACCGACTTCGAGAAGCGGGCCGTCCAGGCCATGCAGAACGGCGAGACCTACCTCGATGAGGTCGTCGGTGAAGGCCCCGATCGCCGTCTCCTGGCCGCCACGATCGTTCCGGCCGTGCACGCCCGATGCGCCTCTTGCCACGCGGTCGAGGAAGGTGACCTGCTCGGCTTCATCCGTTACGACATTCCAGTTCGCTGAGCCATTCCCCCTGGCCGGCGTCCCCGAATCCTTGGGGAGCCGGCCAGGCTCAATCGCCCTGCCACGGCCCGTCACGCGAGCTTCACCACGACGAACGTGATGTCGTCGTCCTGGTGCGAGTCCCCTCGGAATTGCTTCAGGGCGTCGTTGATCGCCACCGAGATGCGCTCCGACGGCTCATCCCGGTGGGCTCGAATGATGTCGCGCAGCCGGTCCTTGCCGAATTCCTCCTCCGACGGGCTCCGCGTTTCCCAGATCCCATCGGTGCCGAGCAGCACGATATGCCCCGAGCCGAGGCCGTCCCACACGGCTTCCTCGTACTCCGAGTCGTCCAGCAGCCCGAGCGGCAGGCCGTTGATATTCGGCAAATCGAGGAACGCATCACTTTGCGGATCATACACGATCGGCGCATCGTGGCCGGCGCTGGCCCACCGAATCGCGTGGTGAGGCGCATCGACGACCATCAAGATCATCGTCATGAACCGCTCGCCCCCCGTGTCGGCTTCGAGCTGGCGGTTGACGTGCGTGAGCAGCTGGCCGAGCGACCCGCTTTCCGAGGCCCTCGTCCGCAAGACCCCCCGCGCCGTCGCCATCAGCAAGGCCGCGGCGATCCCGTGCCCCATCACGTCGCCGAGCACCACGATCAGGTCCCCCTGAGTCGTCTCATCCAGTTCGAGGAAATCGTAGTAATCGCCCCCGGTTTCGTCGCAGTAGGTCGAGTGTCCGGCAATGTCGAGCCCCGGCAGCGCCGGCGTTTCCTCGGGTAAGAGCTTCTGCTGAATCTCCATCGCCAGCGCCAGCGATTGCCGCAGGCGGAGGCGGTCTTTCAGCGCCTCGGCCATCTGGTTCACTTCGGTCGAGAGCATCGCAAACTCCCGAGCCCCTTCCACGCGGACCCGATGATCCAGGTCCCCTTCGCCGATGGTTCGGACCCCCTCCACCAGCTCCACAATCGGCCGGACAAGCCGGAGCGACGCCGCAATGCCCAGGCCGAGCGTCAGGCCGACGACCAGCAATCCGATCCAGGCGGCCTGCCGACGCAGTTCTTGCACGCCTCCCATCACATCGGCCTCGGGCACGATGACCGCCAGACGCCAGTCGAGCCCCTGCACGCCCGAGAGCGGCTCGACCTCGACCCGGTAACGCTCGTCATCGAGCGTCAGCTCGAACGGCTCCCGGTCGTCGATCGCGCCGAACGATCCCGACTCCTCCGCCACCCGCTCCGCGACCGCCCGGACCATTGGGTCGTCCGACTCGGCCGCCGCCACCTGCGACCCGCCGGGACCGATGACCGCCACCCCCGAGGAACTCGCCAGCAAGCCGCCGTCCGGCCCGACCAGGAAGGCCCTTCCCGTCTCCGAGACTTCCAGCCCGGTCAAAAACTCCGAGACCGCCAGCAACCCCACATCCGACGCGAGCACCCCAAGCCGATTCCCCTCGGCGTCGGCCACCGGACGCACGAAGGCCAGGCCCAGTGTGGCCATGGCGCTGTTGCTGCGAACCCACGGGTAGACGTCGCTCCAGGTCGGCCCCCCGGCCTCCTCGGCGGCCTGATACCACGGCCGCTGCCTCGGGGCGTAGTCATAGGAGCCGATCCGCTCCCCCAACGACTCCCCGCCTTGCGGAACGCGGTACTCGACGACCTCCTCCCCCGTCTGGTCGTCCTTGATCGCGTACTCCAGGCCCGACTCCCCCGGATAGCGGATGATCCAGGTGGCCGAGCCCTCTGGAGTGCCGAAGGTGATCGAATTGATCGCCTCGAAGGCCGAGAGCTGCCGGATCAGATCGGGCCGCCAGGCCCTCAGATCGGCCGGGTCCAGCTCGCCGGCGGCAATCATCGAGGCCGTCAGCTCCGTCACATGAACTGCCGTGGCCAGATAGCGGTCGAGCTGCTCCTCAACCCGACGGGCCGCCTGGTCCACCACCTGGCCCGTCAGGTCATCGACCACCCGTTTCCCCTGCCAGGTCGCCAGCAGGCCGAACCCCAACACCACCACGGCCACCGGAATCAACACGAGAATCGGACCGATGGTTCGGATCGAAACGGATCGCAAAACAAGGACCTCGGGGCCGGGGCCAGGAGCGCAGACGACTCGGTTGAGCCAACCACATGATGATGTGACGACGCCCCGCTCCGATCAGGAACGCCAAGATCGCTCCACCCACGGCGCAACTCTTGCCCGATCGGTCCGAGGCCGAATCAGCCACGATCCTATCGCCCTGAGCCCTCCCGGTCCAACCATTGTTGGGTACCGATCTCAATCGCCCCAGCACCGCCCCCGGGCGGTGACGTCACGAGAGACACTCCACCGTCACGGTGTCAGTTCAAGCCCCCCCTGCCGACCCTTCTCCGCGCCCAACGCACTCGGATCGATGAACAATTTGCAATTTGTGCCGATTGTGCAGAGCAAGAGGATTGAAATGTCTGAGGTGCCTGAATAGGTTGAGTGTGATGTGCGGTATGCGAGGGCCGCGCATGGCGTCTTGTGTTCCGGGTGGGTCCGGCACAACGCCACGCCTCCCGGTTCGATCGCGTGGTCGAGCCGAGGGCAATCACTGACCAGAGACATTCCACCAGGGAGAGCTTCCAATGACATCCATCCGACGCTCGTGGTGTGTGGCTGCGCTGTTCGTCATGGTCGGGGGCCTGGCGGCCGCGCCGGCTCGGGTCGAAGCCCAGACGATTCTGGATCGCGTGGTCAATTACAACATCCACACCGGCGAATTCGAAACGCTCATCGCCGCCGTCCTGGCCGCGGACCCCGGGCTCCTGGATGCCCTGGCCGGTTCCGACCCGCTTACCGTCTTCCTACCCACCAACGCGGCCTTTGCCCAGATCGGGCTCACGCCCGACAATGTCGGCCAGCTTGGCCCGGACCTTCTGACCGACATCATTCTCTATCACGTCACGCCAGGGGCCCGGCCCTTGCACAACCTGTACGCCGAGCGGAACGTGATGATGCTCAATGGCGCACGCACCACCTTCTCCGTCCGGCAGTATCGCCCGCATCACATTGCCGTGTTTATCAACGATGCTCGGATCTTGAATCACGCGGTTCTTGCCAGCAACGGCGCGATCTTCATCATTGACCAGGTGCTGCTCCCCCCGATGCCGGTGCGGTAACGCCCAGGCGATTGTCAGCAGCCTTCCGTCACGTCTCCCCCTTGAGGGGAAACGGACGATTTCTCGGCCGCTCCCCCTGCCGTCGATTCGGCAAGGGGGGCGGCCCTCTGGCTTTTTGTCAAGCCGTCGCCCGACGCCGGCGAAGCTGAGCCTCCCGGCTCGGGAGCTTCACCTTCCAGACCAGGCCGAGCCGGGCGAGCACCCAGATGAACCAGTAGCTCACGTCCAGTTGCCACCAGGCCAGGCCGTGACGGGCCGAGGTCGGGAAGGCGTGGTGGGCGTTGTGCCAGCCCTCTCCCCAGGCGAGCAGGCCGAACAGCAGGTTGTCTCGGCTCTCGTCGTTCGTCTCGAACGGCTGCGATCCCCAGATGTGGCAGGCCGAGTTGACGCTCCAGGTAATGTGGTGCACCAGGAAGATCCGCACCGGTCCTCCCCAGATCAGGCCCGTCAACGCTCCCGCCCACGATCCCGTCAGCACTCCTCCCACGGCCGCCGGAATCAGCAACCCGAGCGCCACCCAGACGGCAAACGTCGCGTCCACAAACCGCAGGGTCGGGCTCTGCCTCAGGTCGGTGACGTAGCGGTCCAGCTCAAACGGACCCGGCCGGACAATCCAGCCGACGTGAGCATGCCAGAACCCCCGAAGCACCCCTCGCACCCCATGATCCATCCCGTGAAACGGCGAATGCGGGTCCCCTTCGGCATCGGAGTACTGATGGTGCCGACGGTGCAGCGCCACCCATTCCAGCAACGACCCCTGCACCGTCATCGAGCCGAGCACCCCCAGCACGAACTTCACCGGCATGCTCGTCTCGAACGACCGATGCGTGAACAGCCGGTGAAACCCGACCGTGATCCCCAGCCCGGTCAGCAGGTACATCCCCAGCAAGAGCCCCAGATCGACCCAGTGGAACCCCCACCCCCAGACGACCAACGGCGTCGCCAGCACGGCGACCAGCGGCAGGGTGATGACCGACACCACCACCCACCGCACCGTCATCGACATTCGGGCGACCGCCGCCAGCGGTGACAACGGCTCCGACTCCGAGGAGGGCCGGATCGTCGTGTCCGCTTCGGTCGATCCCGAACCCTTGACGGCTGCCGCCGACTGGCTCAGAGCCGATGGCGCTCCGGCGTCTGATGCCGCGGTCGAGCCGTCAAACCGGTCCGTCATCGTGGTCGATTCGGTCATGGAAGGTGCGTGCCTCATCCTGAAGAAGGGGGCAAACTGCCATCGGTCGGCGGGAACGCTCCCCTGTTGCCTCGTGGCGATCCGGCCCCCTTGTGCGACCCGCCAGACCCCGGTCGCCGAACCTCTGGGATCGGTCGCCCGGAGATCAATCCTCGCCACACGCTCGGGGACATCCTGTCCGATTCCTCTGTGAACAATTGGCCCCTGGGGACCCCTCCCGGTTCGGGCTCACCGCACAGGAGGCGATGGTCTCGCGTCAGGGCATCGACGCGGAGAACACCGATCACCGCAAAGCACCGTCTCGTCGGGCCGGGAATCGAGAAGCATCCCCGGCCGCCATCGTTCCTGGCGCCGACCCGATCACGCGTCGTTTCGAGGCGATCGACCGACCGGCGAACTGACTTTAGCAGGAACCCGGGGATGTTGAACAGATCCGTTTCGCTCAAATCGGGTTCAAACGCCCCGATCCGACGAACACACCGCGCTGTTCACGTCGAGCGCCCAGGAGGCTCGGTTCCGCTCGCTTGCAGACTCCGAAGGCCGGCCCTTGCTGGTAAGATAGGCTCCGATCGACCGGTTCCTGGGCCTCGGGACGGCTTGCCTTCCCGGCCGATCGAGTTCACTTCTGCTTCGTCTGATTCTTGATTTGAGACGCAACCCCCATGATCCGCAACCTCCTCCCCCGAACGCGAACCGAACACCCGTTCCCTCGGCCGATGGCGGCTCTTACCCTGCTGGCGATCGGCCTGAGCCTCTCCCTGGCCTCGGGGGCGATCGCACAGAACGACCCGCGGCCCGGCGATCGCCTCGAACGCCTTGGGGATGAAATTGTGGTCGCCGGTCAGCTCTTTCACACCACGGCCCCGGTCGTCCTCTGGACCGATCCGGGCGGCTACGACGCCTACCGCGTCGAGCGTCGCTTCGCCCCTCTGGCCGAGGCCGGCTGGAAGGCGTCGGAGGCCGCCGGCCTGCGCTCTCCCGTCCGCTTCGGCCTGCGAGGCAACCGCCTTTCCCCCGAGCAGGTCGAGCAGGTCCGCGGTGGCGGCTGGTCGTTGCCCATGCTTCAAGATGTTGTCGATCAGTTCGTCATCCACTACGACGTGGCCGGCACCAGCCGCAATTGCTTCCGGGTCCTCCACGACGGCCGAGGCCTGAGCGTTCACTTCATGCTCGACCTCGACGGCACCATCTATCAGACCATGGACCTGAAAGAATCCGCCTATCACGCCACCATCGCCAACCAGCGCTCCATCGGCATCGAGATCGCCAACATGGGGGCCTATCCCCCCGCCAACGCCTCGGCCCTCGACCGCTGGTACGCCCAGGATGCCGACGGCACCACTCGCCTGGTCATCCCCGGTGGCCCCGAGGCCGCCGGCATGAAGAACCTCGACGCCAGCTTCCGCCCCTCTCGCAACGAACCGGTCGTCGGCACCGTTCGCGGCATCGAGCTGAAGCAGTACGACCTGACCCCCGAGCAGTACGACTCCCTCATCAAGCTCACCGCCACCCTCTGCACCGTCTTCCCGAACCTCGATTGCGACTACCCCCGCGACGAAAACGGCAACCTCATCACCGACACCCTTTCCCGAGACGACTGGCAGTCGTATCAAGGAATCCTCGGACACTTTCACGTGCAAACCAACAAGGTCGATCCCGGCCCCGCCTTCCAGTGGGACAGGCTCATCGAGGAAGCCCGAGCCCTGATGCCCCCCTCCCCTGCCGATGCGAAGTGACCCCCCTGCCCTTGCTACGCTCGTGAGTGGCTTCGGGGAATTTGATGGTTTCGACCATCTCCCCCGCGCGTTACGATGAATCGGTGAGCCTGGCATGATGGACCAACGAGCATCGTCGTTCCCTGCCTGGCGTGATCCCCTCTCCCCTTGCCTTTGCAAGTGCAAGGAAACGGGGCGCCGCAAGGCCGGGTGAGCATGGCCCCTCTCTCCCAACCCTCGCCCCCGCAACGCGGGGGAGAGGGTGGCCGCAAGGCCGGGTGAGGGGGGTCCCGTGCCCTCAGACCTGTTCGAAGGGGCCGCCTTGCGTGACCCACGCAGGCAAGCGCCCCGCGACCATCACACCGGGCGATCGGCCGGGAGGGGTCCTGGCCGTTCACCACGTGGCAACCGATTTCTCTCCCCCACCACGCACCGACCGACGACGGCGGCTCTCAACCTAGATCGCCGCCGCGCTCGATCGGCCGTCGGGATTCTCTTTTGCGGAGCAAGGTCCCCACCATGACACCCTCGAATTCGAACCCGTCGCGCCGATCCTTCCTCAAGCACACCGGCGCCGCCGCTTCGGTTTCGGCCCTGGCCGGCGTCTACGTCCCGGCGGTCCACGCGAGTGAGCAGAACACGATCAAGGTTGCCCTCGTCGGTTGCGGCGGTCGCGGCACCGGCGCCGCGGCCAACGCCCTGTCGGTCCAGAACGGGCCGATCAAGCTGGTCGCCATGGCCGACGTCTTCGAAGATAAACTGACCAACAGCTTTAACTATCTTGAAGACAAGTACTCCAGCCAGATGGACGTTCCCGAGGACCGCCGCTTCCTCGGCTTCGACGCCTACAAGAAC
It encodes:
- a CDS encoding RrF2 family transcriptional regulator — encoded protein: MFSQTVEYALRATVHLADCAPEARTTEQIARVTQVPAPYLAKVLQGLKRAGIVRSQRGIGGGITLAKRPEELTILEVVSAVDPIRRIRTCPLGLASHGEHLCPLHRRLDNALASVEEAFQKTTLAEVLADPNPSIPLCDFPGARGGPRVATEVETS
- a CDS encoding SpoIIE family protein phosphatase yields the protein MRSVSIRTIGPILVLIPVAVVVLGFGLLATWQGKRVVDDLTGQVVDQAARRVEEQLDRYLATAVHVTELTASMIAAGELDPADLRAWRPDLIRQLSAFEAINSITFGTPEGSATWIIRYPGESGLEYAIKDDQTGEEVVEYRVPQGGESLGERIGSYDYAPRQRPWYQAAEEAGGPTWSDVYPWVRSNSAMATLGLAFVRPVADAEGNRLGVLASDVGLLAVSEFLTGLEVSETGRAFLVGPDGGLLASSSGVAVIGPGGSQVAAAESDDPMVRAVAERVAEESGSFGAIDDREPFELTLDDERYRVEVEPLSGVQGLDWRLAVIVPEADVMGGVQELRRQAAWIGLLVVGLTLGLGIAASLRLVRPIVELVEGVRTIGEGDLDHRVRVEGAREFAMLSTEVNQMAEALKDRLRLRQSLALAMEIQQKLLPEETPALPGLDIAGHSTYCDETGGDYYDFLELDETTQGDLIVVLGDVMGHGIAAALLMATARGVLRTRASESGSLGQLLTHVNRQLEADTGGERFMTMILMVVDAPHHAIRWASAGHDAPIVYDPQSDAFLDLPNINGLPLGLLDDSEYEEAVWDGLGSGHIVLLGTDGIWETRSPSEEEFGKDRLRDIIRAHRDEPSERISVAINDALKQFRGDSHQDDDITFVVVKLA
- a CDS encoding fasciclin domain-containing protein — its product is MTSIRRSWCVAALFVMVGGLAAAPARVEAQTILDRVVNYNIHTGEFETLIAAVLAADPGLLDALAGSDPLTVFLPTNAAFAQIGLTPDNVGQLGPDLLTDIILYHVTPGARPLHNLYAERNVMMLNGARTTFSVRQYRPHHIAVFINDARILNHAVLASNGAIFIIDQVLLPPMPVR
- a CDS encoding acyl-CoA desaturase, whose translation is MTESTTMTDRFDGSTAASDAGAPSALSQSAAAVKGSGSTEADTTIRPSSESEPLSPLAAVARMSMTVRWVVVSVITLPLVAVLATPLVVWGWGFHWVDLGLLLGMYLLTGLGITVGFHRLFTHRSFETSMPVKFVLGVLGSMTVQGSLLEWVALHRRHHQYSDAEGDPHSPFHGMDHGVRGVLRGFWHAHVGWIVRPGPFELDRYVTDLRQSPTLRFVDATFAVWVALGLLIPAAVGGVLTGSWAGALTGLIWGGPVRIFLVHHITWSVNSACHIWGSQPFETNDESRDNLLFGLLAWGEGWHNAHHAFPTSARHGLAWWQLDVSYWFIWVLARLGLVWKVKLPSREAQLRRRRATA
- a CDS encoding N-acetylmuramoyl-L-alanine amidase, encoding MIRNLLPRTRTEHPFPRPMAALTLLAIGLSLSLASGAIAQNDPRPGDRLERLGDEIVVAGQLFHTTAPVVLWTDPGGYDAYRVERRFAPLAEAGWKASEAAGLRSPVRFGLRGNRLSPEQVEQVRGGGWSLPMLQDVVDQFVIHYDVAGTSRNCFRVLHDGRGLSVHFMLDLDGTIYQTMDLKESAYHATIANQRSIGIEIANMGAYPPANASALDRWYAQDADGTTRLVIPGGPEAAGMKNLDASFRPSRNEPVVGTVRGIELKQYDLTPEQYDSLIKLTATLCTVFPNLDCDYPRDENGNLITDTLSRDDWQSYQGILGHFHVQTNKVDPGPAFQWDRLIEEARALMPPSPADAK